A DNA window from Aminipila luticellarii contains the following coding sequences:
- a CDS encoding DUF362 domain-containing protein → MDKSKVYFTSMKTEPGISLLMKLDKLIRKAGMDSIDFKEKYTAVKVHFGEPGNLAYLRPNYAKVLVDLIKEQGGKPFLTDCNTLYVGGRKNALDHLDSAYVNGFSPFSTGCHVIIADGLKGTDEALIPVKGGEFVKEAKIGRAVMDADIFISLSHFKGHESTGFGGAIKNIGMGCGSRAGKMEQHSAGTPMISQKKCIGCGQCTTVCAQDAIKIEAKKAYLDEEKCVGCGRCIGVCPTDAIGAKWDISNDILNKKMAEYAWAVLNGRPHFHVSLVVDVSPNCDCRPENDIPIVPDIGMFASFDPVALDMACADAVNKQIPISGSLLEEARHKHHPDTCSCGCGGETEGCGSDHFKMTHPDTDWTVCLEHCAKMGIGSLDYELISVK, encoded by the coding sequence ATGGATAAATCAAAAGTATATTTTACCAGCATGAAAACAGAGCCCGGAATCAGTTTGCTCATGAAGCTGGATAAATTAATTCGAAAAGCCGGTATGGATTCCATTGATTTTAAAGAAAAATACACGGCAGTTAAAGTTCATTTCGGAGAGCCGGGAAATCTGGCTTATTTAAGACCCAACTATGCTAAGGTGCTCGTAGATTTAATCAAGGAGCAGGGGGGAAAGCCCTTTTTAACAGATTGTAATACCTTGTATGTAGGCGGAAGGAAAAATGCTTTGGATCACTTGGATTCAGCCTACGTGAATGGCTTTTCACCATTTTCCACAGGCTGTCACGTGATTATTGCGGACGGACTAAAGGGAACGGATGAGGCGCTTATACCTGTAAAAGGCGGAGAATTTGTGAAAGAGGCCAAGATTGGGCGGGCTGTAATGGACGCAGACATTTTTATTTCCTTGAGCCATTTTAAAGGGCATGAGTCTACCGGATTCGGCGGAGCTATAAAAAATATTGGGATGGGGTGCGGCTCGAGAGCCGGAAAAATGGAACAGCACAGCGCAGGAACCCCTATGATAAGCCAAAAGAAGTGTATCGGCTGCGGACAATGTACCACCGTGTGCGCACAGGATGCCATCAAGATAGAAGCAAAAAAGGCTTATCTTGATGAGGAGAAATGCGTGGGCTGCGGCAGATGTATAGGGGTCTGTCCCACAGATGCAATTGGTGCAAAGTGGGATATATCCAACGATATTTTAAATAAAAAAATGGCAGAATATGCGTGGGCTGTTTTGAACGGCAGACCGCACTTTCATGTATCCTTAGTGGTAGATGTATCTCCGAATTGTGATTGCCGCCCTGAAAACGACATTCCAATCGTGCCGGATATTGGCATGTTTGCCTCTTTCGACCCTGTTGCTCTGGATATGGCCTGTGCAGATGCGGTAAATAAGCAAATACCGATTTCAGGAAGTTTATTGGAAGAAGCCAGGCATAAACATCACCCAGATACCTGTTCCTGCGGGTGTGGCGGTGAGACGGAAGGGTGCGGTTCCGATCATTTTAAAATGACCCATCCCGATACGGACTGGACGGTTTGTTTGGAGCACTGTGCAAAAATGGGCATAGGAAGCTTGGATTACGAGCTCATTAGTGTAAAATAA
- a CDS encoding virulence RhuM family protein produces the protein MDSFENKGEVIIYQTDDGLTHIDVRMEDETVWLTQAQLSELFQSSKANVSEHIKHIFEEDELEENSVVRKFRTTGSDGKNYNVIHYNLDMIISLGYRIKSSVATKFRKWATERLKEYMIKGFIMDDERLKGNGGGGYWKELLDRIRDIRSSEKVLYRQVLDLYATSVDYNPNSEASIRFFKIVQNKLHFAAHGHTAAEVIYERADADKSFMGLTSFAGELPALKDIGIAKNYLSEEELRVLNNLVSGYFDLAEINAIEHKPMYMNDYVEQLDSILSSGNRQLLVGAGKVSHKQALAKATEEYRKYQKITVAPVEEAYLDSIKLLEKEAKKKTRSSKK, from the coding sequence ATGGATTCATTTGAAAATAAGGGCGAAGTCATTATTTATCAAACAGATGATGGTCTTACACATATTGATGTGCGTATGGAAGATGAAACAGTTTGGCTTACACAGGCACAATTGTCTGAGCTATTTCAATCAAGCAAGGCGAATGTGAGTGAGCATATCAAACACATTTTTGAAGAGGATGAGTTGGAAGAGAATTCAGTTGTTCGGAAATTCCGAACAACTGGATCTGACGGTAAAAATTATAATGTGATTCATTATAATTTAGACATGATTATCTCTCTTGGATACCGAATTAAATCATCTGTTGCAACGAAATTTAGAAAATGGGCTACGGAACGATTAAAGGAATATATGATTAAAGGCTTTATCATGGATGATGAACGTCTGAAAGGAAACGGCGGCGGCGGTTACTGGAAAGAATTGCTCGACCGTATCAGGGATATTCGTTCTTCGGAAAAGGTTCTTTATCGTCAGGTACTGGATTTATATGCCACCAGTGTGGATTACAATCCAAATAGTGAAGCTTCTATCAGATTTTTTAAAATCGTGCAGAACAAATTACATTTTGCAGCTCATGGGCATACGGCAGCGGAAGTTATATATGAAAGAGCCGATGCGGATAAATCATTTATGGGACTTACATCATTTGCAGGAGAGCTGCCGGCATTAAAGGATATTGGCATTGCAAAAAATTATCTTTCAGAAGAAGAACTTAGAGTCCTGAATAACCTCGTTTCAGGTTACTTCGATTTGGCTGAAATCAATGCGATTGAGCATAAGCCTATGTATATGAATGACTATGTGGAACAGTTGGATTCTATTTTATCTTCTGGAAATCGTCAGCTTCTTGTGGGTGCTGGTAAAGTGAGCCATAAACAGGCGCTTGCAAAAGCAACGGAAGAATACAGAAAATATCAAAAAATTACGGTTGCACCAGTTGAAGAAGCATATCTGGATAGCATCAAGTTACTTGAAAAAGAAGCTAAGAAGAAAACAAGAAGTAGTAAAAAGTGA
- a CDS encoding methyl-accepting chemotaxis protein produces MKNLSISRKLILGFGIVLGLMVLTSLLSLYSIKKIDTQVTYYSTYTTPNISQTGSMRYHLMSVEKYILQAFDANDQQTRQKNLDQANKDRDVIKSTLEEYANTQRNHDRDAKIEKFRTLLEEGAPIRQEMEELLLTMSEEDEQKARDLYYNEYLPIYDQEGEIMAELTDSSTARSEQQSKEAQAATVMAWIVLLLSTVISIILTVVIVISIRKSIMAPVTEIVNAYRKISQGELGTEITYESKDELGQMVELIRKSNQMQQIILADIIKNFSSIADGDLQIKVELDYPGDFAAVKEAIVHTATSMNYVMRTIDVAAQQVNIGAEQVSAGAQELAAGSTEQASSVEALSTAAVKISAQAEENAGIVEEASQFVQQAGGSVNNGNQHMAQLTEAMSEISASSNQISNITKVIEDIAFQTNILALNAAVEAARAGEAGKGFAVVADEVRNLAAKSAEAAKQTGELIRGSVDTVSRGAEITVKTAQILKDVGENTLKIEESFSKIAQASAEQTFAIEQIKQGLNQVSAVVQTNAATAEENSATSEEMSAQSVTLREEVGKFRLDKGTE; encoded by the coding sequence ATGAAAAACTTAAGCATCAGCAGGAAACTTATTTTGGGTTTTGGAATTGTACTCGGACTTATGGTATTGACTTCACTACTATCCTTGTATAGCATCAAAAAAATTGACACGCAGGTAACGTACTATTCAACTTATACAACGCCTAACATTAGTCAGACTGGGTCTATGCGGTATCATTTGATGTCCGTGGAAAAATATATTTTACAGGCTTTCGACGCCAACGATCAGCAGACTAGGCAGAAAAACTTAGATCAGGCCAATAAGGATAGGGACGTGATAAAGAGCACGTTGGAAGAGTATGCAAATACTCAAAGAAATCATGATCGTGACGCCAAAATAGAAAAATTTCGTACACTGCTGGAAGAAGGAGCACCTATCCGCCAGGAAATGGAAGAACTCCTTTTGACCATGTCGGAAGAGGATGAGCAGAAGGCTCGGGATTTGTATTATAATGAGTATCTTCCTATCTACGATCAGGAGGGAGAGATCATGGCTGAGCTTACGGACTCTTCAACGGCGCGGTCTGAGCAGCAGAGTAAAGAGGCTCAAGCAGCTACGGTCATGGCATGGATCGTACTGCTTCTGTCTACAGTTATATCCATTATATTGACAGTAGTTATCGTAATCAGCATTCGGAAATCTATTATGGCTCCTGTAACAGAAATTGTAAATGCTTATCGCAAAATATCTCAGGGAGAGCTTGGAACTGAGATTACATATGAAAGCAAGGACGAACTGGGACAGATGGTTGAATTGATTCGAAAGAGCAATCAAATGCAACAAATTATTTTGGCTGATATTATTAAGAATTTCAGCAGTATTGCGGATGGTGATCTGCAAATTAAAGTGGAGCTTGATTATCCCGGAGATTTTGCAGCAGTCAAAGAAGCGATTGTCCATACAGCAACGTCCATGAACTACGTAATGCGTACGATTGATGTAGCAGCACAGCAGGTCAATATTGGTGCAGAACAGGTCTCCGCCGGAGCACAGGAACTGGCGGCAGGTTCCACAGAACAGGCTTCTTCTGTGGAAGCCCTGAGTACAGCTGCGGTAAAGATTTCAGCACAGGCCGAGGAAAATGCGGGCATTGTTGAAGAGGCAAGTCAATTTGTTCAGCAGGCAGGGGGAAGTGTAAACAACGGAAATCAGCATATGGCGCAGCTTACCGAAGCCATGTCGGAAATCAGTGCTTCTTCCAATCAAATTTCCAATATTACAAAGGTCATTGAAGATATTGCATTCCAGACAAACATTCTGGCCCTGAATGCTGCTGTAGAAGCAGCTAGAGCCGGAGAAGCCGGAAAGGGCTTTGCGGTGGTGGCTGATGAAGTTCGAAACTTGGCCGCAAAATCTGCGGAAGCTGCCAAACAAACGGGAGAGCTTATCCGAGGTTCCGTCGATACCGTATCCAGAGGTGCGGAAATAACGGTTAAAACAGCACAAATTCTCAAAGACGTAGGGGAAAATACGTTGAAGATTGAAGAAAGCTTTTCGAAGATTGCACAGGCCTCTGCGGAGCAGACCTTTGCAATAGAACAGATCAAGCAAGGGTTAAACCAAGTTTCAGCAGTTGTTCAGACGAATGCGGCTACTGCGGAGGAAAATTCTGCGACCAGTGAGGAAATGTCTGCTCAGTCGGTCACCTTACGTGAAGAGGTAGGAAAGTTCAGGCTGGATAAGGGAACGGAATAA
- a CDS encoding acetyl-CoA C-acetyltransferase — MREVVIVSAARTPIGSFGGTLKDVPTRTLGAVAVKGAIERAGIKPEQVDEVVMGCVLQGGLGQNVARQISLDAGLPNEVPAMTINKVCGSGLRAVSLAAQMIKAGDADIVVAGGAENMSKTAYALPTARYGARMNNTQLVDMMVNDGLWDAFNNYHMGITAENIAEQWGITREELDQFAVTSQNRAEEAIKTGKFKDEIVPVTIPQRKGDPIVFDTDEFPKFGSTIEKVAKLKPAFKKDGIVTAANASGINDAGAAVVVMSKEKADELGIKPLCTIKSYASAGVDPSIMGIGPVPSSKKALEKAGLTIDQIDLVEANEAFAAQSVAVRRDLGLDPEKTNVNGGALALGHPIGASGTRILISLLFEMAKRDAKTGLATLCIGGGQGTALVVER, encoded by the coding sequence ATGAGAGAAGTAGTAATTGTGAGTGCAGCTAGAACGCCTATCGGCAGTTTTGGGGGAACTTTAAAGGATGTTCCTACAAGAACCCTTGGTGCTGTTGCAGTCAAAGGCGCTATTGAAAGAGCTGGAATTAAGCCTGAACAGGTTGACGAAGTTGTTATGGGTTGTGTATTACAAGGTGGTCTTGGACAGAATGTCGCAAGACAGATCAGCCTTGATGCAGGACTTCCTAATGAAGTTCCGGCAATGACTATAAATAAAGTATGCGGTTCAGGTCTTAGAGCTGTATCTTTAGCAGCACAGATGATCAAAGCAGGCGATGCAGACATCGTTGTTGCAGGCGGTGCAGAAAACATGTCAAAGACAGCATATGCTTTACCTACAGCAAGATACGGAGCTAGAATGAATAACACTCAGCTTGTAGACATGATGGTAAACGATGGACTTTGGGATGCATTTAATAACTATCACATGGGCATTACCGCTGAAAACATTGCTGAACAGTGGGGAATCACAAGAGAAGAATTAGACCAATTTGCAGTAACTTCACAGAACAGAGCAGAAGAAGCTATCAAAACTGGCAAATTTAAGGACGAAATCGTTCCTGTAACCATTCCTCAGAGAAAGGGCGATCCAATTGTATTTGATACAGATGAATTCCCTAAGTTTGGATCAACGATAGAAAAGGTTGCAAAATTAAAGCCTGCATTCAAAAAGGATGGTATCGTTACAGCAGCCAATGCTTCCGGTATCAATGATGCTGGCGCAGCAGTAGTTGTTATGTCAAAGGAAAAGGCTGATGAATTAGGAATCAAGCCTCTTTGCACCATCAAATCCTATGCTTCTGCAGGCGTAGATCCTTCAATCATGGGTATCGGACCTGTTCCTTCCTCCAAGAAGGCTCTTGAGAAGGCTGGATTAACGATTGACCAGATTGATTTAGTAGAAGCAAACGAAGCTTTCGCCGCTCAGTCTGTAGCAGTTAGAAGAGATCTTGGATTAGATCCTGAAAAGACAAATGTAAACGGCGGAGCTCTTGCTCTTGGACATCCAATCGGAGCATCCGGAACAAGAATCCTTATTTCACTTCTTTTCGAAATGGCTAAGAGAGATGCCAAGACTGGTCTTGCTACTCTTTGCATCGGCGGTGGACAGGGAACTGCTCTTGTTGTTGAAAGATAA
- a CDS encoding DUF2156 domain-containing protein, with protein MSSIFKNEITIENREILEQYLTSYEYRTSGLSFSSLYMWRDQNEFSWEIIGDYMVIAGLSHLEIEKHEYFLFPPLTRTGTYDPAKLRETLCETRKRFQEKGSNFSIRLLPAHMKKIIEEAFPGEVEFIPDRPNYDYLYLKQDLIDLKGRAYHAKKNHLNYFLNNYNYEYVTLTPDMIGTVMKFLEEFNARKKIAPHEMRWLLMETDAMRDVVMNLNRLDYTAGAIVIDGKVEAFAIGGRTGEQTITEHVEKANSQIRGLYPAINNEFCKHLDDSIIYVNREEDMGIENLRKAKLSYKPVELVEKYIVQFL; from the coding sequence ATGAGTAGTATATTTAAAAACGAGATAACGATAGAAAACAGAGAAATTTTGGAACAGTATTTAACATCTTACGAATACAGAACCTCAGGATTATCTTTTTCTTCACTATACATGTGGAGAGATCAGAATGAATTTTCGTGGGAAATCATTGGGGATTACATGGTCATTGCCGGATTGAGCCATTTAGAAATTGAAAAGCATGAATATTTTTTGTTTCCGCCGCTGACCCGCACCGGAACATACGATCCGGCAAAGCTGAGAGAAACCTTATGTGAGACGAGGAAACGATTTCAAGAAAAGGGATCCAATTTTAGTATCCGGCTTCTCCCTGCACATATGAAAAAAATTATTGAAGAGGCTTTTCCCGGAGAGGTGGAGTTCATTCCGGACAGGCCGAATTATGATTATTTATATTTAAAGCAGGATTTGATCGACTTGAAAGGCAGAGCATACCATGCTAAAAAAAACCATTTAAATTACTTCTTGAATAACTACAATTATGAGTACGTCACGCTGACTCCGGACATGATCGGTACCGTGATGAAGTTTTTGGAAGAATTTAATGCACGAAAAAAAATAGCGCCTCACGAAATGCGATGGCTGCTTATGGAAACCGATGCCATGCGGGACGTGGTAATGAATTTGAACCGATTGGATTATACGGCAGGTGCCATTGTTATCGATGGAAAGGTGGAAGCCTTTGCCATTGGCGGAAGAACAGGAGAACAGACCATTACAGAGCACGTTGAAAAGGCAAACAGTCAGATAAGAGGATTGTATCCAGCCATTAATAATGAATTCTGTAAGCACTTAGATGACTCCATAATCTATGTAAACCGTGAAGAAGATATGGGCATAGAAAATTTGAGAAAAGCGAAGCTTTCCTATAAACCGGTTGAATTAGTGGAAAAATATATTGTTCAATTTTTATGA
- a CDS encoding response regulator produces MIFCVEDDSSIRELIVYTLRNTGFKAEGFSDGAELFSALSQQTPELILLDIMLPGMDGIEVLKKIKSSKGTRDIPVIMLTAKGTEYDKVIGLDNGADDYMTKPFGMMELISRIKAVLRRVQPKTGNGQITCGDITLNAEKHLVTADGKPVQLTLKEFEVLRYLMENRGNVLSRDLLLERIWGYDFDGETRTLDVHLRTLRQKLGESGQIIETIRGVGYLIKEF; encoded by the coding sequence ATGATATTTTGTGTTGAAGACGACAGCAGTATAAGGGAATTAATCGTATATACCCTAAGAAATACCGGCTTTAAGGCGGAAGGCTTTTCGGACGGAGCGGAGTTGTTTTCTGCACTTTCCCAGCAGACGCCGGAATTGATTTTGCTGGACATTATGCTTCCGGGGATGGATGGTATCGAAGTCTTGAAGAAAATTAAGAGCAGTAAGGGGACAAGGGATATTCCGGTGATCATGCTGACCGCCAAGGGCACAGAGTATGACAAAGTAATCGGGCTGGATAACGGTGCCGACGATTATATGACAAAGCCTTTTGGGATGATGGAGCTGATTTCCAGAATTAAGGCTGTCCTGCGGAGAGTGCAGCCCAAAACAGGAAACGGCCAGATCACCTGCGGAGACATTACCCTGAATGCAGAAAAGCATTTGGTTACCGCCGATGGAAAACCGGTACAATTAACGCTGAAAGAGTTTGAAGTACTGCGGTATTTAATGGAAAACAGGGGAAATGTTTTATCAAGAGATCTCCTGCTGGAACGCATTTGGGGATATGATTTTGACGGAGAGACCCGAACTCTGGATGTGCACCTGCGAACCTTGAGACAAAAGCTTGGGGAAAGCGGACAAATCATAGAAACGATTCGCGGCGTAGGATACTTGATCAAAGAATTTTAA
- a CDS encoding SAM-dependent methyltransferase yields the protein MKKKQELLIDFLKQFDENPFAIVMDEEKYLIGEGEPTFTVRVNKPIEIKELMASTSLALGEAYMRGDIEIEGDLYTALNNFLGQLGKFPKNTKVLKKLMFTSNGKKNQKKEVSSHYDIGNDFYALWLDETLSYSCGYFKKKRDTLYEAQMNKIHRILEKLCLKEGMSLLDIGCGWGQLLIEAAKTYKVKGLGITLSQEQCKKFNERIKEEGLEDYLTVEIMDYRDLPKLKTTFDRAVSVGMLEHVGRDNYNLFMSCVDKVLKPTGLFLLHYISGMKEHPGDPWMRKYIFPGGMCPSLREIINLCAEYNFYTLDVESLRRHYKETLLRWDANFNERRKEIEAKMGIEFTRMWDLYLCACAATFNRGVIDLHQILLSKGVNNDLPMTRWY from the coding sequence ATGAAAAAGAAACAAGAGTTACTTATCGATTTTTTGAAACAATTCGATGAAAACCCATTTGCAATCGTGATGGATGAAGAAAAGTATCTGATAGGGGAAGGGGAGCCAACATTTACAGTTCGGGTAAATAAGCCGATAGAAATAAAGGAGCTGATGGCAAGCACTTCTCTGGCTTTAGGTGAAGCGTATATGAGAGGAGATATTGAAATTGAGGGTGACCTTTATACGGCACTAAACAATTTCCTCGGCCAGCTAGGAAAATTCCCCAAAAACACGAAGGTATTAAAAAAACTAATGTTCACGTCTAACGGAAAGAAAAATCAGAAAAAAGAGGTATCTTCTCACTATGATATCGGAAATGATTTTTATGCACTTTGGCTGGATGAAACGTTGAGCTATTCCTGCGGGTACTTTAAGAAGAAAAGAGACACCTTGTACGAAGCTCAAATGAACAAAATTCACCGCATTCTCGAAAAGCTTTGCCTAAAAGAGGGAATGAGCCTGTTGGATATTGGCTGCGGCTGGGGACAGCTTTTAATTGAAGCAGCTAAGACCTATAAGGTCAAGGGTCTAGGGATCACTTTAAGTCAGGAGCAGTGCAAGAAATTCAATGAAAGAATTAAGGAAGAAGGCTTGGAAGACTATCTGACAGTCGAAATCATGGATTACCGCGATCTGCCTAAATTAAAGACCACCTTTGACCGGGCAGTGAGCGTAGGAATGTTGGAGCATGTAGGAAGAGATAATTACAATCTGTTTATGTCCTGTGTTGATAAAGTATTAAAGCCGACCGGCTTATTTTTATTGCACTATATAAGCGGCATGAAAGAGCATCCCGGAGATCCGTGGATGAGAAAATATATATTTCCCGGCGGCATGTGTCCAAGCTTAAGAGAAATCATCAATTTGTGTGCAGAATACAATTTCTATACGCTGGACGTAGAAAGCTTGCGACGTCACTATAAAGAAACACTGCTTCGATGGGATGCCAATTTTAATGAACGTCGGAAGGAAATCGAAGCAAAGATGGGAATCGAATTTACCCGCATGTGGGATTTGTATCTGTGTGCCTGTGCAGCGACTTTCAACAGAGGCGTAATCGATTTGCATCAGATTTTACTTTCAAAAGGTGTGAACAATGATCTGCCGATGACAAGATGGTATTAA
- the surE gene encoding 5'/3'-nucleotidase SurE — translation MNILVANDDGIKAKGIFELVKALSEVAQVYVCAPHVERSAAGHSITVREGLEAKEVPYENAELALEINGTPADCVKLGVLLMKDRGIKIDMIFSGINHGGNLGTDTHYSGTVSAAIEGCICGIPSVAVSVDNHRPQHFEVAAELAVQTLMKSIGRLDGKTVLNINVPDVPKEELKGVKITTLGPREYDGWFQSKIVGKAGASQYWYSGKPVVYDNLPEHYDVIAVQDGYASITPLHYDFTNYELVEEVKSWGIQ, via the coding sequence ATGAATATTTTGGTTGCCAATGATGATGGAATAAAAGCAAAGGGTATTTTTGAACTGGTAAAAGCTTTATCTGAGGTCGCTCAGGTATATGTATGCGCCCCGCATGTGGAGCGGAGTGCAGCCGGTCACAGCATTACTGTAAGGGAAGGCCTGGAAGCAAAAGAAGTTCCTTATGAAAACGCGGAGCTTGCTCTTGAAATAAACGGAACTCCGGCAGATTGTGTGAAATTGGGTGTTTTACTTATGAAGGACCGGGGTATAAAAATAGATATGATTTTTTCAGGAATCAATCATGGAGGAAATTTGGGCACGGATACCCACTATTCCGGGACAGTATCAGCTGCTATAGAAGGCTGTATCTGCGGAATTCCGTCGGTAGCGGTTTCTGTGGATAACCATAGGCCTCAGCATTTTGAAGTGGCCGCAGAGCTGGCGGTGCAGACGCTGATGAAATCCATCGGACGGCTGGATGGGAAGACCGTGCTGAATATCAATGTGCCGGACGTGCCGAAGGAAGAATTGAAAGGTGTGAAAATTACAACTTTAGGACCCAGAGAATACGACGGATGGTTTCAGAGCAAAATAGTAGGCAAGGCAGGTGCTTCTCAATACTGGTACAGCGGAAAACCTGTAGTATATGATAACCTGCCGGAGCATTACGATGTAATAGCTGTACAGGATGGCTATGCTTCCATTACACCGCTGCACTACGATTTTACAAATTATGAACTAGTAGAGGAAGTAAAGAGCTGGGGCATTCAATAG
- a CDS encoding sensor histidine kinase has translation MRTKIFKNFFSLSAIAIIITTVMISFIMYKGFYRDMKVEVEQEAQYISAAVNLGGEGYLQGIKGVQGDRITLIGSDGTVLFDNRQNPAEMGNHLKRPEVAEAIQTGSGEEVRMSDTLGQQTFYHAVKLQNGNVIRVANTTSNVYAVAAVNLAYVFFMCLILLTAILFLAKRQTEAIVAPINNLDLEDPLSNEVYDEFSPLLRKLEQQNRLIEETYAILKKERGEFQSITQNMKEGLIVLNSEGEMLIVNKRAAEIFGKVREGHYLTLNRSAEFREVAEKALHGIAAESSLKQDGRLYHLLAVPSSSQKNVDGNAEGAVVLALDITEKEETDGIRREFSANVSHELKTPLTSILGYAEIIKEGIAKPEDVKGFAAKIYSEAKRLIALVEDIMKLSRLDEGACELPGEVVDLQEICQEVIERLKDKAEAAHVTVEFAGSSDGSPIHVTGAYAMLDELVFNLCENAIKYNKTNGKVKVDLTDNPVKLIISDTGIGIDKEYQERIFERFYRVDKSHSKVTGGTGLGLSIVKHIVKQHHAAIQLESELGKGTTIEVRF, from the coding sequence ATGAGAACAAAAATATTTAAGAACTTTTTTTCCCTTTCAGCTATTGCCATTATTATAACGACCGTTATGATTTCTTTTATTATGTACAAGGGTTTTTATCGGGATATGAAGGTAGAAGTGGAACAAGAGGCGCAATATATATCAGCAGCGGTCAATTTGGGCGGCGAAGGTTATTTGCAGGGAATTAAGGGTGTTCAGGGGGATCGAATCACTCTGATTGGATCGGACGGTACGGTCTTGTTTGATAATCGGCAGAACCCCGCTGAAATGGGAAACCATTTAAAGAGGCCGGAAGTAGCGGAAGCGATTCAGACCGGAAGCGGTGAAGAGGTGAGAATGTCTGACACGTTAGGGCAGCAGACCTTTTATCACGCGGTAAAGCTTCAAAATGGAAATGTGATTCGCGTGGCTAATACCACCTCCAACGTATATGCCGTGGCGGCAGTCAATTTGGCATATGTATTTTTCATGTGCCTGATTCTCCTGACTGCTATTTTGTTCTTAGCCAAACGTCAGACAGAGGCTATCGTAGCTCCTATCAATAATCTGGATTTGGAAGACCCCTTATCAAATGAGGTATACGATGAATTTTCACCATTATTAAGAAAACTGGAACAACAGAACCGCCTTATTGAAGAAACCTATGCTATTTTAAAGAAAGAGCGGGGCGAATTTCAGTCCATTACCCAGAACATGAAGGAAGGCTTGATTGTGCTGAACTCCGAGGGGGAAATGTTGATCGTCAATAAAAGAGCGGCAGAAATTTTTGGAAAGGTTCGGGAGGGTCATTACCTCACCTTGAACAGGAGTGCTGAATTCAGAGAGGTCGCTGAAAAAGCTCTCCATGGCATAGCCGCGGAAAGCAGCTTGAAACAAGACGGAAGGCTGTATCATTTACTTGCCGTTCCATCCTCTTCCCAAAAGAATGTGGACGGAAACGCGGAGGGTGCCGTGGTGCTGGCACTGGACATTACGGAAAAAGAGGAAACAGACGGAATTCGGAGAGAATTTTCTGCAAATGTTTCTCATGAGCTGAAAACACCATTGACATCTATTTTGGGCTATGCGGAAATTATCAAGGAGGGGATCGCCAAACCGGAAGATGTAAAGGGATTTGCCGCCAAGATCTACAGCGAAGCAAAGCGGCTGATTGCACTGGTAGAGGACATTATGAAGCTTTCTAGGCTGGACGAGGGAGCCTGTGAACTGCCCGGTGAAGTGGTGGATTTGCAGGAAATCTGCCAAGAGGTGATAGAAAGATTGAAAGATAAGGCGGAAGCAGCTCACGTAACTGTTGAATTTGCAGGATCATCGGACGGGAGCCCAATCCACGTGACGGGAGCTTACGCCATGCTGGATGAATTGGTATTTAATTTATGTGAAAATGCCATAAAATACAATAAAACAAATGGGAAGGTAAAGGTGGACCTGACTGATAATCCGGTCAAGCTGATTATATCCGATACCGGTATCGGGATAGATAAGGAATATCAGGAACGGATTTTTGAACGGTTCTACCGGGTGGATAAAAGTCATTCCAAAGTAACAGGCGGCACTGGCTTAGGGCTTTCCATCGTCAAGCATATAGTTAAACAGCATCATGCGGCTATTCAGTTAGAAAGTGAGCTGGGAAAGGGAACGACCATAGAGGTACGGTTTTAG
- a CDS encoding LytTR family DNA-binding domain-containing protein — protein MLTLEQNKWGNGGHKQFYGKLSEIEKRTSSDFIRIHKSYLVNKHYISEYNYGSIKLLNGQVLSITRIYRSEIRKMLMREGV, from the coding sequence TTGTTGACTTTAGAACAAAATAAATGGGGAAATGGTGGGCATAAGCAATTTTATGGAAAATTATCAGAGATCGAAAAAAGGACAAGCTCTGATTTTATTAGAATTCATAAATCTTATTTAGTAAATAAGCATTACATATCAGAATATAATTACGGGAGCATAAAGCTGCTTAACGGGCAAGTATTGAGCATCACACGGATATACCGCTCTGAGATAAGGAAAATGCTCATGAGAGAGGGCGTGTAA